From a region of the Betta splendens chromosome 5, fBetSpl5.4, whole genome shotgun sequence genome:
- the gpd1b gene encoding glycerol-3-phosphate dehydrogenase 1b, producing MAAPKKVCVIGSGNWGSAIAKIIGANAAKYDKFDTTVNMWVFEEMVNDRKLTEIINTDHENVKYLPGHKLPPNVLAVPDLAESVKGADILIFVVPHQFIVKVCDTIKGHIKQDAVGMSLIKGVDAGPEGLKLISEVIREKLGIVMTVLMGANIANEVADEKFCETTIGCTDKALGSVLKELMQTTNFRVTVVNESDVVEICGALKNIVAVGAGFCDGLGFGDNTKAAVIRLGLMEMIAFAKVFCTNCPVSPATFLESCGVADLITTCYGGRNRRIGEAFAKTGKSIEQLEKELLNGQKLQGPATATEVHQVLKQKNMVEKFPLFTAVYQICFNSHPVTEFIKCLQNHPEHI from the exons ATGGCAGCGCCGAAGAAAGTCTGTGTAATTGGCTCCGGTAACTG GGGCTCTGCCATTGCCAAGATTATAGGCGCCAACGCAGCCAAATATGACAAGTTTGACACCACGGTGAACATGTGGGTGTTTGAGGAGATGGTGAACGACCGTAAGCTGACGGAAATCATCAACACAGACCATGAGAATGTCAAATACCTGCCTGGTCACAAGCTGCCCCCCAACGTG ctgGCTGTCCCAGACCTGGCTGAGTCTGTGAAAGGAGCCGACATCCTCATCTTTGTGGTGCCTCACCAGTTCATAGTGAAAGTGTGCGACACCATCAAAGGCCACATCAAGCAGGATGCTGTGGGGATGTCCCTCATCAAG GGTGTGGACGCGGGTCCGGAGGGTCTGAAGCTGATCTCCGAGGTGATTCGAGAAAAACTGGGCATCGTTATGACGGTCCTCATGGGGGCAAACATCGCCAACGAGGTCGCCGACGAGAAGTTCTGCGAAACAACCATCG GCTGCACAGATAAAGCGCTCGGGTCTGTGCTGAAGGAGCTCATGCAGACCACCAACTTCCGCGTGACTGTGGTGAATGAGTCTGATGTTGTGGAGATCTGTGGAGCGCTCAAG AACATTGTCGCAGTAGGTGCTGGTTTCTGTGACGGCCTGGGCTTCGGAGACAACACCAAAGCAGCGGTGATTCGCCTCGGCCTGATGGAGATGATTGCCTTCGCCAAGGTCTTCTGCACAAACTGCCCCGTGTCCCCCGCCACCTTCCTGGAGAGCTGCGGGGTCGCCGACCTCATCACCACCTGCTACGGCGGCCGCAACCGCCGCATCGGAGAGGCGTTCGCCAAAACAGGCAAA AGCAttgagcagctggagaaggagctgctgaacgGTCAGAAGCTCCAGGGCCCAGCGACTGCAACGGAGGTTCACCAGGttttgaaacagaaaaacatggtGGAAAA GTTTCCCCTGTTCACTGCTGTCTACCAGATCTGCTTCAACAGCCACCCGGTCACAGAGTTCATCAAGTGTTTGCAGAACCACCCAGAGCACATTTAA
- the cers5 gene encoding ceramide synthase 5 isoform X2 produces MASLSAWFWNERFWLPHNVTWADLADPAPGVEYPKAGHLLAALPIALGIFAVRILFERFIAGPCARILHIQSGVGRRAQSNAVLEKVFTSITKNPDSRHLDGLSKQLDWEVRKVQRWFRQRRNQDKPSTHTKFCESMWRFTFYFYIFIYGMCFLWQSPWLWDTRHCWYGYPYQVITSGLYHYYMTQLAFYWSLMFSQFIDIKRKDFLIMFVHHLAAVGLLSFSYANNMARVGSLVLFVHDTSDFLLEAAKLANYAKYQRLCDFLFIVFGAVFIITRLVIFPVWVLNSTMFESWDIVGPFPSWWLFNILLLILQVLHVIWSYLIARIAIKALLRGKTLFVSSPSGMRESGPVFLSLCPLSPSPLLSRFSPFALSA; encoded by the exons ATGGCTTCGCTCTCAGCCTGGTTCTGGAACGAGAGGTTCTGGCTGCCGCACAACGTGACCTGGGCGGATCTGGCGGACCCAGCGCCCGGGGTGGAGTATCCCAAAGCCGGACACTTGTTAGCAGCGCTGCCGATCGCTCTGGGGATCTTCGCCGTCAGGATACTTTTTGAACG GTTTATTGCCGGCCCCTGCGCTCGCATTCTCCACATTCAGTCCGGCGTTGGAAGAAGAGCTCAGTCTAATGCAGTGCTGGAGAAAGTGTTTACATCCATCACAAAG AACCCAGACTCTCGCCATCTGGACGGCTTGTCCAAACAGCTGGACTGGGAGGTGCGAAAGGTCCAGCGTTGGTTCAGACAACGCAGGAACCAAGATAAACCCAGCACGCACACCAAGTTCTGCGAGAGCAT GTGgagatttacattttatttctaCATATTTATCTATGGAATGTGCTTTCTGTGGCAG TCCCCCTGGCTGTGGGACACGCGGCATTGCTGGTACGGTTACCCCTATCAG GTCATTACTTCGGGCCTTTACCACTACTACATGACCCAACTGGCTTTCTACTGGTCGCTCATGTTCTCCCAGTTCATCGACATAAAAAGGAAG GACTTTCTCATCATGTTCGTCCATCACCTGGCTGCAGTCGGCCTCCTCAGCTTTTCCTACGCCAACAACATGGCGCGAGTCGGGAGCCTGGTGCTGTTTGTCCACGATACGTCCGACTTCCTGCTCGAG GCGGCCAAACTGGCCAACTACGCCAAGTACCAGCGCCTGTGCGACTTCCTCTTCATTGTGTTCGGTGCCGTGTTCATCATCACCCGACTTGTCATTTTTCCAGTATG GGTGTTGAATTCCACTATGTTTGAGAGCTGGGACATAGTTGGACCGTTCCCGTCCTGGTGGCTCTTCaacatcctgctgctgattctccaGGTGCTGCATGTCATCTGGTCCTACCTCATAGCTCGTATAGCTATCAAAGCCCTACTGCGCGGCAAG acgctgtttgtttcctctccctctggaATGAGAGAGAGCGgtcctgtctttctgtctctctgtccactGAGCCCTTCCCCACTGCTCTCTCGCTTCTCCCCATTCGCTCTATCTGCTTGA
- the cers5 gene encoding ceramide synthase 5 isoform X1, with amino-acid sequence MASLSAWFWNERFWLPHNVTWADLADPAPGVEYPKAGHLLAALPIALGIFAVRILFERFIAGPCARILHIQSGVGRRAQSNAVLEKVFTSITKNPDSRHLDGLSKQLDWEVRKVQRWFRQRRNQDKPSTHTKFCESMWRFTFYFYIFIYGMCFLWQSPWLWDTRHCWYGYPYQVITSGLYHYYMTQLAFYWSLMFSQFIDIKRKDFLIMFVHHLAAVGLLSFSYANNMARVGSLVLFVHDTSDFLLEAAKLANYAKYQRLCDFLFIVFGAVFIITRLVIFPVWVLNSTMFESWDIVGPFPSWWLFNILLLILQVLHVIWSYLIARIAIKALLRGKVCNDVRSDIESSSEEETNTPTEGLKTPHSPRGENGTNGHCAAAKGQAQNHSSW; translated from the exons ATGGCTTCGCTCTCAGCCTGGTTCTGGAACGAGAGGTTCTGGCTGCCGCACAACGTGACCTGGGCGGATCTGGCGGACCCAGCGCCCGGGGTGGAGTATCCCAAAGCCGGACACTTGTTAGCAGCGCTGCCGATCGCTCTGGGGATCTTCGCCGTCAGGATACTTTTTGAACG GTTTATTGCCGGCCCCTGCGCTCGCATTCTCCACATTCAGTCCGGCGTTGGAAGAAGAGCTCAGTCTAATGCAGTGCTGGAGAAAGTGTTTACATCCATCACAAAG AACCCAGACTCTCGCCATCTGGACGGCTTGTCCAAACAGCTGGACTGGGAGGTGCGAAAGGTCCAGCGTTGGTTCAGACAACGCAGGAACCAAGATAAACCCAGCACGCACACCAAGTTCTGCGAGAGCAT GTGgagatttacattttatttctaCATATTTATCTATGGAATGTGCTTTCTGTGGCAG TCCCCCTGGCTGTGGGACACGCGGCATTGCTGGTACGGTTACCCCTATCAG GTCATTACTTCGGGCCTTTACCACTACTACATGACCCAACTGGCTTTCTACTGGTCGCTCATGTTCTCCCAGTTCATCGACATAAAAAGGAAG GACTTTCTCATCATGTTCGTCCATCACCTGGCTGCAGTCGGCCTCCTCAGCTTTTCCTACGCCAACAACATGGCGCGAGTCGGGAGCCTGGTGCTGTTTGTCCACGATACGTCCGACTTCCTGCTCGAG GCGGCCAAACTGGCCAACTACGCCAAGTACCAGCGCCTGTGCGACTTCCTCTTCATTGTGTTCGGTGCCGTGTTCATCATCACCCGACTTGTCATTTTTCCAGTATG GGTGTTGAATTCCACTATGTTTGAGAGCTGGGACATAGTTGGACCGTTCCCGTCCTGGTGGCTCTTCaacatcctgctgctgattctccaGGTGCTGCATGTCATCTGGTCCTACCTCATAGCTCGTATAGCTATCAAAGCCCTACTGCGCGGCAAG GTGTGCAATGACGTCCGCAGTGACATTGAGAGCAGCTCGGAAGAGGAGACCAACACGCCCACAGAAGGCCTCAAGACTCCTCACTCTCCCAGAGGAGAGAACGGCACTAAcggccactgtgctgctgccaaAGGCCAGGcacaaaaccacagcagctggtga
- the LOC114855114 gene encoding cytochrome c oxidase assembly protein COX14 homolog, with product MVTAKRLADIGYRAFSGSMMLLTVYGGYLCALRGYRFMQKQKQLKLAAENQDPEVIKD from the coding sequence ATGGTGACTGCAAAGCGCCTGGCTGACATTGGTTACCGGGCTTTTTCTGGCTCGATGATGCTGCTGACTGTGTATGGCGGATACCTGTGTGCACTGCGAGGATACCGCTTcatgcagaagcagaagcagctaaAGCTGGCAGCAGAAAACCAGGATCCTGAAGTCATTAAAGACTGA
- the LOC114855111 gene encoding pre-miRNA 5'-monophosphate methyltransferase, giving the protein MATCLINSDSADEINDPGAAPYGNFINYYTFNPPENRLSLIPATLLQDLGFSVGHKTTLILDVGCNSGELSVALYKHLVQEQVQADVNKVHLLGFDLDENLIQRAQQTNPLPSCISFIPLDITTDTHQLQDYLSQHGCPHFHLSLCLAVTMWVHLNHGDSGLLQLLCHLASISKHLLLEAQPWKCYRSAARRLRKLGRSDFDHFKTLKIRGDMAEHIKEHLEGHCGMELMQSFGSTAWDRKLLLFRKRKD; this is encoded by the exons ATGGCAACATGTTTGATAAATAGTGATTCTGCTGACGAAATAAATGATCCTGGTGCTGCTCCATATGGCAACTTTATAAATTACTACACCTTTAATCCACCGGAGAACCGCCTGAGTTTGATTCCAGCCACGCTCCTTCAGGATTTAGGTTTTAGCGTCGGCCATAAGACCACGCTGATCCTGGACGTGGGGTGTAATTCAGGG GAACTTAGTGTGGCCCTTTACAAGCATCTGGTGCAGGAGCAAGTACAGGCAGATGTGAACAAAGTTCATCTCCTGGGCTTTGACTTAGATGAGAACCTCATTCAGAGGGCTCAGCAGACCAACCCTCTGCCCAGCTGCATCTCCTTCATCCCTCTGGACATCACTACAGACACTCACCAGCTACAGGATTACCTCAGCCAACATGGCTGCCCCCACTTCCACCTGAGTCTGTGCCTGGCTGTTACGATGTGGGTCCATTTAAACCACGGAGACTCtggcctgctgcagcttctctgtcaCTTGGCCTCTATCAGCAAGCACCTCCTGTTGGAGGCCCAGCCCTGGAAATGCTACCGCTCAGCAGCCCGGAGGCTGCGGAAGCTGGGTCGATCGGACTTTGACCACTTCAAAACCCTGAAGATTCGGGGGGACATGGCAGAACACATCAAGGAGCACCTTGAGGGACACTGTGGCATGGAGCTCATGCAGAGCTTTGGCAGCACAGCATGGGACCGAAAACTGCTACTattcagaaaaagaaaagactga
- the ppp4r1l gene encoding serine/threonine-protein phosphatase 4 regulatory subunit 1: MAGLSLYFEDGHDDMDDFGFDDYASECDGIRITAFLDAGQDNLTPLAKLEKYAFSENVFNRQIVARGLLDVLREFSENENDFISVMETVARMSEDGEPTVRAELMEQVPNIAMFLHESRPNFPAAFSRYLVPIVVRYLIDPNNQVRKTSQAALLVLLEQGLISKADMETKVCPVLLDLTEPSSDDDYKIEAVAIMCKVVTMLGKDTVEHLLLPRFCDLCSDSRLFQVRKVCAANFGEFCSIVGQEATEKQLISKFFDLCSDSLWGIRKACAECFMMVSNSTSPEVRRTKLSPLFISLISDQSRWVRQAAFQSLGRFISTFANPSSTGLHFREDGALLEVPKCTSDNNCSLNSLNCSNNSSYHTERSITHTPPNQDGRATPSPEHDSEDKHSFDDSHTPVSGVVHNSSTHIVHSLDSPMIRIETKEPEQTDENFNSFHYWRSPLPDISGELEMLSSQTSEKETETEKEEEPEQSCPDSKSSHGKATSDQIQMVLDRLQPHMDDPDVQAQVQVLSAALKAAKLDSPTDSSPTDNSPTESLPETQPENSEEKPFLESSSVQVQSESEESSTEEEQTSAPPLAPDSSPIQEQGNEETQTESLEDESPPDSPVLESELIEGMDEEEKDDFAHSPVSEDKPKIQNVIPQQLLDQYLSMTDPARAQTVDTEIAKHCAFSLPGVALTLGRQNWHCLKDTYETLATDVQWKVRRTLAFSIHELAVILGDQLTAADLVPIFNGFLKDLDEVRIGVLKHLYDFLKLLHADKRREYLYQLQEFMLTDNSRNWRFRYELAEQLILIIELYSHYDVYDYLRQIALTLCSDKVSEVRWISYKLVVEILQKLYACGADDLGLNFINELTIRFCQCPKWVGRQAFAFICQAIVEEDCMPMEQFSQHLLPSLLSLSSDPVANVRVLVAKALRQSVMEKAFFKEPGCAYSDELEETVMALQSDKDRDVRFFATLDPNKGLMDTAPLI; the protein is encoded by the exons ATGGCAG GTCTATCTTTATATTTTGAAGATGGCCATGATGATATGGATGACT TTGGATTTGATGACTATGCTTCGGAGTGTGACGGCATCCGCATCACAGCCTTTCTGGATGCAGGCCAAGACAACCTAACTCCTCTTGCAAAGTTAGAGAAGTATGCATTCAGTGAGAATGTCTTCAACAG GCAGATTGTGGCTCGTGGCCTGCTTGATGTGCTTCGAGAGTTCAGCGAGAATGAAAATGACTTTATCAGTGTCATGGAGACAGTTGCCAGAATGTCAGAGGATGGAG AACCTACGGTGCGAGCAGAACTAATGGAGCAGGTCCCCAACATTGCCATGTTTTTACACGAGAGTCGACCCAACTTCCCAGCAGCTTTCTCAAGATACTTGGTACCAATTGTGGTCCGATATCTCATTGATCCAAATAACCAG GTGCGCAAGACCAGTCAGGCAGCACTGCTTGTTCTGCTGGAGCAGGGACTCATCTCTAAAGCTGACATGGAGACAAAAGTTTGTCCAGTTCTGCTGGACCTCACAGAACCCAGCAGCGATGACGACTACAAAATAGAGGCAGTTGCT ATAATGTGTAAAGTTGTCACCATGTTAGGCAAAGACACAGTGGAGCATCTTTTGCTGCCACGTTTCTGTGACCTGTGCAGTGATTCCAGACTCTTCCAAGTCCGCAAG GTCTGTGCTGCCAATTTTGGAGAATTTTGTTCTATTGTGGGTCAGGAAGCGACAGAAAAACAACTG ATCTCCAAGTTCTTCGATCTGTGCTCAGACAGCCTGTGGGGCATCAGGAAAGCCTGCGCCGAGTGCTTCATGATGGTCTCCAATTCCACCTCTCCAGAGGTGCGACGCACAAAGCTGTCCCCCCTGTTCATCAGTCTCATCAGTGACCAGTCTCGCTGG GTGCGCCAAGCTGCCTTTCAATCTCTGGGACGATTCATCTCCACTTTTGCAAATCCCTCGAGCACAGGCTTGCATTTCAGAGAGGATGGCGCCTTATTAGAGGTCCCGAAGTGCACATCAGATAA CAACTGCTCCTTGAACTCCCTAAACTGCTCCAACAACAGCAGCTATCACACAGAAAGAAGCATCACCCACACGCCTCCAAACCAGGATGGCCGTGCAACACCGTCCCCAGAGCATGACAGTGAAGACAAGCACAGCTTCGATGACAGCCACACGCCTGTTTCTGGAGTGGTGCATAATAGCTCCACCCACATTGTGCACAGTTTAGACAGCCCCATGATTAGGATTGAAACGAAAGAACCAGAGCAGACTGATGAGAACTTTAATTCCTTTCACTACTGGAGGTCCCCGTTACCAGACATCAGTGGCGAACTGGAAATGCTAAGTAGTCAAACATCAGAGAAAGAGactgagacagagaaagaggaggaacctGAGCAAAGCTGTCCTGACTCCAAATCCAGCCATGGGAAAGCTACCAGCGACCAGATCCAAATGGTTTTGGACCGGTTGCAACCACACATGGATGACCCTGATGTACAAG CTCAAGTCCAAGTACTTTCAGCAGCTCTCAAAGCAGCCAAACTTGACAGTCCAACAGACAGCAGCCCAACAGACAACAGCCCAACTGAATCCCTGCCAGAGACGCAGCCTGAGAATAGTGAAGAGAAGCCGTTTCTGGAGAGCAGTTCTGTCCAGGTTCAGTCAGAGAGTGAGGAAAGTTCCACTGAAGAGGAGCAAACATCGGCACCTCCTCTGGCCCCAGACTCGAGCCCCATCCAGGAGCAAGGAAATGAAGAGACTCAGACAGAATCCCTGGAAGACGAGTCTCCCCCTGACTCCCCTGTTTTA GAGTCGGAACTGATTGAGGGCatggatgaggaggaaaaggatgaTTTCGCTCACAGCCCAGTTTCTGAAGATAAGCCTAAGATTCAG AATGTCATCCCTCAGCAGCTGTTGGACCAGTACCTCTCTATGACCGATCCGGCCCGTGCCCAGACAGTGGATACAGAAATAGCTAAACACTGTGCCTTCAGCCTGCCAGGCGTTGCACTTACTCTGGGACGACAGAACTGGCACTGCCTCAAGGACACATATGAAACCCTTGCTACAGATGTCCAG TGGAAGGTCCGGCGTACACTGGCATTCTCTATCCACGAACTAGCAGTTATCCTGGGAGACCAGCTCACAGCAGCTGATCTGGTGCCCATCTTCAATGGTTTCCTCAAAGACTTGGATGAGGTCCGCATTGGTGTGCTCAAACATCTCTATGACTTCCTCAAG CTGTTGCACGCTGACAAGAGGAGAGAATATTTGTACCAGCTGCAGGAATTCATGCTGACTGATAACAGCCGCAACTGGAGGTTCAGATACGAGCTGGCAGA GCAGTTGATACTGATCATTGAGCTGTACAGCCACTACGATGTGTACGACTACCTCAGACAGATTGCGCTCACACTTTGCTCCGATAAAGTCTCAGAGGTCAGGTGGATCTCGTACAAGCTG GTCGTAGAGATCCTCCAGAAATTGTACGCATGCGGTGCTGATGATCTGGGCCTGAACTTCATTAATGAGCTCACTATCAGGTTCTGCCAGTGTCCAAAGTGGGTGGGACGGCAGGCCTTTGCTTTCATCTGCCAG GCCATAGTAGAGGAGGACTGTATGCCCATGGAGCAGTTCAGCCAACACCTGCTGCCCAGCCTGCTCAGCCTCTCTTCCGACCCGGTGGCTAATGTTCGTGTATTGGTTGCCAAGGCTTTACGGCAGAGTGTGATGGAGAAAG CGTTCTTCAAGGAGCCAGGCTGTGCCTACTCTGATGAGCTGGAAGAGACCGTCATGGCTCTGCAGTCGGACAAGGACCGAGACGTGCGCTTCTTTGCTACCCTGGACCCCAACAAAGGCCTGATGGACACGGCTCCCTTGATCTAG
- the rab22a gene encoding ras-related protein Rab-22A: MALRELKVCLLGDTGVGKSSIVWRFVEDSFDPNINPTIGASFMTKTVQYQNELHKFLIWDTAGQERFRALAPMYYRGSAAAIIVYDITKEESFQTLKNWVKELRQHGPPNIVVAIAGNKCDLSDAREVQEKDAKDYADSIHAIFVETSAKNAININEVFIEISKRIPVADGAGNSGKGFKVGRQASESRRVCC; the protein is encoded by the exons ATGGCGCTGAGGGAGTTAAAAGTTTGTCTCCTCGGG GATACTGGTGTTGGGAAGTCAAGTATTGTTTGGAGATTTGTGGAGGACAGCTTCGATCCAAACATCAACCCAACAATTGG GGCATCCTTCATGACCAAGACAGTGCAATACCAAAATGAATTACACAAGTTCCTTATCTGGGACACGGCAGGACAGGAGCGG TTTCGAGCTCTGGCACCGATGTACTACCGCGGTTCAGCAGCAGCGATCATTGTTTATGACATCACAAAGGAg GAATCCTTCCAAACATTGAAGAACTGGGTGAAGGAGCTACGCCAGCATGGGCCTCCTAATATAGTGGTTGCCATTGCTGGCAACAAATGTGACTTGTCAGATGCCAG AGAGGTCCAAGAAAAGGATGCCAAGGACTATGCTGACTCTATCCATGCCATCTTTGTAGAAACCAGTGCCAAGAATGCCATTAACATCAACGAGGTCTTTATAGAGATAA GTAAACGTATCCCAGTGGCAGACGGAGCAGGAAATTCAGGAAAAGGTTTCAAAGTGGGACGTCAGGCGTCAGAGTCTCGCAGggtgtgctgctga